A single genomic interval of Roseomonas aeriglobus harbors:
- a CDS encoding DUF445 domain-containing protein: MALAASALGIGGAPPPALRRMRIVATGLLVAMAIVYVLARVNEGVHPAVGYIRAFAEAAMVGGLADWFAVTALFRHPLGLPIPHTAIVPRNKERIADTLGAFLRQNFLIPRVVARRMGRIDVAGAVGRWLSNPSDAGVGRLRRGASRLAGNILESLDQERLGGMVRSALAGQLRRIEVSPMLGKALQAAIVQNRHQPLIDAVVRWAGKTIEANEQILRGMISSKAGSILRWTGLDETLANAILDGLYKLILEMAEDPDHPLRAKAEEGLATLAVDLQRNSRARRKVETFKNDMLDNPALTDWWQGIWEQARTAMLRVTRDPDAMMSGQLGEALRQLGETLQSDPQLAATINRFVRRAAVGAASDYGDGIVRLVSDTIRSWDTQTLTTRLENSVGKDLQYIRVNGTLVGGLVGVTIHTVGAWL; this comes from the coding sequence ATGGCACTAGCCGCATCGGCCCTCGGTATCGGGGGAGCCCCTCCCCCCGCCCTGCGGCGGATGCGTATCGTCGCGACCGGCCTGCTGGTCGCGATGGCGATCGTCTATGTCCTGGCGCGGGTGAACGAGGGCGTGCACCCCGCGGTCGGCTATATCCGCGCCTTTGCCGAAGCGGCGATGGTCGGCGGCCTGGCCGACTGGTTCGCGGTCACGGCGCTGTTCCGCCACCCGCTCGGCCTGCCGATCCCGCACACCGCCATCGTACCGCGCAACAAGGAACGGATCGCCGATACGCTGGGCGCCTTCCTGCGTCAGAATTTCCTGATCCCCCGCGTCGTCGCGCGACGGATGGGGCGGATCGACGTCGCCGGCGCTGTCGGGCGCTGGCTGTCCAACCCCAGCGACGCCGGTGTCGGCCGGCTGCGGCGCGGCGCCTCGCGGCTGGCGGGCAATATCCTCGAGTCGCTGGATCAGGAGCGGTTGGGCGGCATGGTTCGCTCCGCCCTCGCCGGACAATTGCGGCGGATCGAAGTGTCGCCGATGCTAGGCAAAGCGCTCCAGGCCGCGATCGTCCAGAACCGCCACCAGCCGCTGATCGACGCAGTGGTGCGCTGGGCCGGCAAGACGATCGAGGCGAACGAGCAGATCCTGCGCGGCATGATCTCGTCCAAGGCAGGCAGCATCCTGCGCTGGACCGGGCTCGACGAGACGCTGGCCAACGCCATCCTGGATGGGCTGTACAAGCTGATCCTGGAAATGGCCGAGGATCCGGACCATCCGCTGCGCGCCAAGGCGGAGGAGGGTCTGGCGACGCTGGCGGTGGACCTGCAACGCAACTCCCGCGCGCGCCGCAAGGTCGAGACGTTCAAGAACGACATGCTCGACAACCCCGCGCTGACCGACTGGTGGCAGGGCATCTGGGAACAGGCGCGTACGGCGATGCTGCGCGTGACCCGCGACCCCGACGCGATGATGAGCGGCCAGCTGGGCGAGGCGCTGCGCCAGCTGGGCGAGACGCTGCAAAGCGACCCGCAACTGGCAGCCACGATCAACCGCTTCGTCCGCCGCGCGGCGGTGGGGGCGGCATCGGACTATGGCGACGGCATCGTTCGGCTGGTCAGCGATACGATCCGCAGCTGGGACACGCAGACGCTGACGACGCGGCTGGAGAACAGCGTGGGCAAGGACCTGCAATATATCCGGGTGAACGGAACGCTGGTGGGAGGCCTCGTCGGGGTGACGATCCACACCGTGGGGGCGTGGTTGTGA